The proteins below are encoded in one region of Ereboglobus luteus:
- the lpxA gene encoding acyl-ACP--UDP-N-acetylglucosamine O-acyltransferase, producing MATFIHPTAIIEPGAQIGADCEILAGAVIKEGVVLGDRVAVGEYSVIGGAPQSIGFDRSLKTGVRIGADTVIREHVTISRATHEGCATVIGEKCFIMATAHVAHDCALADNVIMANAVLLAGHVSVGTSAFIGGGAVVHQFVRIGESVMISGNASISQDLAPFTLVAERDGVVGLNLIGLKRRGFSREAIREIKDAFREVYHARTNIRNVAADALAAGRYATPEAGLFLQFFSGGKRGFARLMRKHGESESGAPAAD from the coding sequence ATGGCCACTTTCATTCATCCCACTGCCATCATCGAACCGGGCGCGCAGATCGGCGCGGATTGCGAGATTCTCGCGGGGGCCGTCATCAAGGAGGGCGTCGTGCTCGGCGACCGCGTGGCTGTGGGTGAATACTCGGTGATCGGCGGCGCGCCGCAATCAATCGGTTTCGACCGGTCTCTCAAGACGGGCGTGCGGATCGGCGCGGACACGGTCATTCGCGAGCACGTCACGATCAGCCGCGCGACACACGAGGGCTGCGCCACCGTGATCGGCGAAAAATGTTTTATCATGGCGACGGCGCACGTGGCGCACGATTGCGCGCTGGCGGACAATGTCATCATGGCAAACGCGGTGCTGCTGGCGGGGCACGTGAGCGTGGGGACGAGCGCGTTTATCGGCGGGGGCGCGGTCGTGCACCAATTTGTGCGCATCGGCGAAAGCGTGATGATAAGCGGCAACGCGTCGATTTCGCAGGACCTGGCGCCGTTTACGCTCGTGGCGGAGCGCGACGGCGTCGTGGGGCTGAATCTCATCGGGCTGAAACGGCGCGGCTTTTCGCGCGAGGCGATTCGCGAAATCAAGGACGCGTTTCGCGAGGTGTATCACGCGCGGACCAACATCCGCAATGTGGCGGCGGACGCGCTCGCGGCGGGGCGCTACGCGACGCCCGAGGCGGGGCTTTTCCTGCAGTTTTTCTCGGGCGGGAAACGCGGTTTCGCGCGCCTGATGCGCAAGCACGGCGAGAGCGAATCCGGCGCGCCCGCCGCGGATTAA
- a CDS encoding FAD-dependent oxidoreductase: protein MKTRIITLALAITLTLVATAAPAPVERDIVIYGDNSAAVAAAVQARRMGKSVVIVGHSSRVGGLTTGGLGQTDIGNRHVIGGISREFYRAVRDHYQKPEAWKWQKSEELRASKNRTEADVWWIFEPHVALDIYNGWLARDGIEYVKNARLDRSKNGIVKNGARIIAIRDEAGREYRGKVFIDATYEGDLMALAGITYTVGREANSLYGEALNGVQTAMDKWHQFFPGVDPYVRKGDPASGLLPFIDPTGPGVEGAGDKRVQAYCYRMCLTDHPENRIPFIKPDGYREDWYELLFRNIEAAPDLATVKKWIWINSPMPNRKTDTNNRGGFSTDFIGQNYDYPEADYATREQIARRHLLYQQGLMWSLAYHPRVPAEIREFVSRWGMTKDEFIEGGGWQGQLYVREARRMVSDLVMTQHHCQGRETVNDSIGMAAYTMDSHHVQRYVDKNGHVRNEGDVQVGKFPPYPVGYRSIVPRESECVNLIVPVCMSASHIAYGSIRMEPVFMVFGQSAATAAALAIDDNVSLQKVDYKKLRARLLKDGQILERPADSGTKTTAAATGKLAENLAALQARGIIQQPDYWLKNARPGKTCAGQSVATLIVNAVSKKKPGVTLDEACDYLHAAGLMSRPADWKRYAQKGKTCTGASTEKLIAALEQLTRP from the coding sequence ATGAAAACCCGCATCATCACCCTTGCACTCGCCATTACCCTCACGCTCGTTGCCACCGCCGCGCCGGCGCCGGTCGAACGCGATATCGTCATTTACGGCGACAACTCCGCCGCCGTCGCAGCCGCCGTCCAGGCGCGCCGCATGGGCAAATCCGTTGTCATCGTCGGGCACTCCTCCCGCGTCGGCGGCCTCACCACGGGCGGCCTCGGCCAGACCGACATCGGCAATCGCCATGTCATCGGCGGCATCTCACGCGAGTTTTACCGCGCCGTCCGCGACCATTATCAAAAACCCGAGGCGTGGAAATGGCAGAAGTCGGAGGAGCTTCGCGCCTCCAAAAACCGCACCGAGGCCGATGTCTGGTGGATTTTCGAGCCGCACGTCGCGCTCGACATCTACAACGGCTGGCTCGCGCGCGACGGCATCGAGTATGTTAAAAACGCCCGCCTCGACCGTTCGAAAAACGGCATCGTGAAAAACGGCGCCCGTATCATTGCCATCCGCGACGAGGCGGGGCGCGAGTATCGCGGCAAAGTTTTCATCGACGCCACCTACGAGGGCGACCTCATGGCGCTCGCCGGCATCACCTACACCGTCGGACGCGAGGCCAATTCGTTGTATGGCGAAGCACTAAACGGCGTGCAAACTGCCATGGACAAATGGCACCAGTTTTTCCCGGGCGTTGACCCTTATGTGCGAAAAGGCGATCCGGCCAGCGGCTTGCTGCCGTTCATTGACCCGACCGGCCCCGGCGTCGAGGGCGCGGGCGACAAGCGCGTGCAGGCGTATTGCTACCGCATGTGCCTCACCGATCATCCCGAAAACAGAATCCCGTTTATAAAACCGGATGGCTACCGCGAGGATTGGTATGAGTTGCTTTTCCGCAACATCGAGGCCGCGCCTGACCTCGCCACTGTGAAAAAGTGGATATGGATAAACTCCCCCATGCCCAACCGCAAAACCGACACTAATAATCGCGGCGGTTTTTCCACCGATTTCATCGGCCAGAATTACGATTATCCCGAAGCCGACTATGCAACCCGCGAGCAAATCGCACGCCGTCACCTGCTATATCAACAAGGCCTCATGTGGTCGCTCGCCTACCATCCGCGCGTGCCCGCTGAAATCCGCGAATTCGTCTCGCGCTGGGGCATGACCAAGGACGAGTTCATCGAAGGCGGCGGTTGGCAGGGGCAGTTGTATGTGCGCGAGGCGCGCCGCATGGTTTCCGACTTGGTGATGACCCAGCACCACTGCCAGGGCCGCGAAACCGTGAACGACTCCATCGGCATGGCCGCCTACACGATGGATTCGCACCACGTCCAGCGTTACGTCGACAAAAACGGCCACGTTCGCAACGAGGGCGATGTGCAGGTCGGCAAATTTCCGCCCTATCCCGTCGGCTACCGCTCGATCGTGCCGCGTGAAAGCGAGTGCGTGAACCTCATCGTGCCCGTGTGCATGTCCGCCTCGCACATCGCCTACGGCTCGATTCGCATGGAGCCCGTTTTCATGGTATTCGGCCAGTCCGCCGCCACCGCCGCCGCGCTTGCGATTGATGACAATGTTTCGCTGCAAAAAGTTGATTACAAGAAACTCCGCGCCCGCCTGTTGAAGGACGGCCAGATTCTCGAACGCCCCGCGGATTCAGGCACAAAAACAACCGCCGCAGCTACCGGCAAACTGGCGGAGAACCTCGCCGCGCTGCAAGCGCGCGGAATCATACAACAGCCCGACTACTGGCTGAAAAACGCCCGTCCCGGCAAGACCTGCGCAGGCCAGTCCGTCGCGACACTGATTGTGAACGCCGTCTCGAAGAAAAAGCCCGGCGTGACGCTCGACGAGGCGTGCGATTACCTGCACGCCGCCGGCCTGATGTCCCGTCCCGCCGACTGGAAGCGCTATGCGCAAAAAGGCAAAACCTGCACCGGCGCCAGCACGGAAAAACTCATCGCCGCATTGGAACAACTCACGCGGCCGTAA
- the folE2 gene encoding GTP cyclohydrolase FolE2: MSTRPKRAYDASFKVTDAYRASLPDVMKCPNDIEGARVAIQQVGIDGFKLPMRFALKAGSGKKGGAAAKHDTGPVTLEARVTGTVSLDAARKGINMSRIVRTFYEHCADVCSPESLGRILKKYRRVHAALEARLRVAFSFPVWQASLRSGLGGWQYYDAAYEVALGRAGELRRYVEMDFEYSSACPCSAELAEHAREARGVFAMGHSQRSRARVRVEIAPRRAFTVDTLREHCRAALRTETQVMVKREDEQAFAELNGAHLKFVEDAARLLYARLAADARVRDFRVICAHYESLHSHDAVSVICKGIPGGMNADSLDFRM, encoded by the coding sequence ATGAGCACACGTCCAAAACGCGCTTACGACGCATCCTTCAAAGTCACCGACGCCTATCGCGCGTCGCTGCCCGACGTGATGAAATGTCCGAACGACATCGAGGGCGCGCGGGTCGCCATCCAGCAGGTCGGCATCGACGGGTTCAAGCTGCCCATGCGTTTCGCGTTGAAGGCGGGCTCGGGGAAAAAGGGCGGGGCGGCGGCGAAACATGACACCGGTCCGGTCACGCTCGAGGCCCGCGTCACCGGCACCGTTTCCCTCGACGCGGCGCGCAAGGGCATCAACATGAGCCGCATCGTGAGGACGTTTTACGAGCACTGCGCAGATGTGTGCTCGCCGGAATCGCTCGGGCGCATTTTGAAAAAATATCGCCGGGTTCACGCCGCGCTCGAGGCGCGGTTGCGCGTGGCGTTTTCCTTTCCCGTGTGGCAGGCCAGCCTGCGCAGCGGCCTGGGCGGCTGGCAGTATTACGACGCGGCGTATGAAGTGGCGCTCGGGCGCGCCGGCGAACTGCGCCGTTATGTGGAGATGGATTTTGAATACTCGTCGGCCTGCCCGTGCTCGGCGGAGCTTGCGGAACATGCGCGCGAGGCTCGCGGCGTTTTTGCGATGGGCCACTCGCAACGCTCCAGGGCGCGCGTTCGCGTCGAGATCGCGCCGCGCCGGGCGTTCACCGTTGATACGCTTCGCGAGCACTGCCGCGCCGCGCTTCGCACCGAGACGCAGGTGATGGTGAAGCGCGAGGACGAGCAGGCGTTTGCCGAGCTGAACGGGGCGCATTTGAAGTTTGTGGAGGATGCCGCGCGCCTGCTTTACGCGCGCTTGGCGGCGGATGCGCGCGTGCGCGATTTTCGCGTGATATGCGCGCATTACGAATCGCTTCATTCGCACGATGCCGTGAGCGTCATTTGCAAGGGCATCCCCGGCGGCATGAACGCCGACTCGCTGGATTTTCGGATGTAA
- a CDS encoding S8 family serine peptidase — MHEKPRSPIVPALITLALIGFMAWTLVKHQRRAEGLAAAEKARTEATDDRAALTAAAQKARANALTAEARRLGAAAFKEQLAAHLDNDHVRRNEAVLAFKDAGALQRFLARAKDAGLTVMSSSEKLLSARVRYASLDGLASEITDNSSDYEEVGGNFIAEIPTVPETEARTARSQVPVRDNLLGAIGVAGADNSQWGRGVTIAVLDSGVAADATFGQRVRRLDAGHGVSIEAGEGHGTAVASLAAGAAADAPGVAPAADILSIRVTDSNGLGDLYTISEAIMQAVDSGAQIINVSLGSYGTSAVLLRAIEYAMQGGAVVVAAAGNDQAAQLMWPAAYSRVISVGATDAMQQQLIFSNSGAQLQITAPGYAILAAWADESRVGFTGTSASAPVVSGAIAALMSAYGGISAQEAWAILVAHVNDAGAEGRDDDYGAGVIDLGWALESNDPTRVDTAISSHYYNSKDGTVDVVVQNRSATAMSGMTLVVEVNGAVSNVALPWVDARATTVVKVPVPEGAETIVNTTLLNAGGVTDKNPANNHKASVVSLGGGE, encoded by the coding sequence ATGCACGAAAAACCGCGAAGCCCGATTGTTCCCGCGCTGATCACCCTGGCGCTGATCGGTTTTATGGCGTGGACGCTTGTGAAACACCAGCGGCGCGCGGAGGGGCTGGCCGCGGCTGAAAAAGCGCGGACCGAGGCAACGGATGACCGGGCGGCGTTGACCGCGGCGGCGCAAAAAGCCCGCGCAAATGCGTTGACTGCGGAGGCGCGGCGACTCGGCGCGGCGGCGTTTAAGGAGCAACTGGCGGCGCACCTCGACAACGACCATGTCCGGCGAAACGAGGCCGTGCTCGCGTTCAAGGACGCGGGGGCGCTGCAACGTTTTCTGGCGCGGGCGAAAGACGCGGGGCTGACGGTGATGTCGAGCTCGGAAAAGTTGCTGTCGGCGCGCGTGCGTTATGCGTCGCTCGACGGACTGGCGTCGGAGATCACGGACAACTCATCCGATTACGAGGAGGTTGGCGGCAACTTTATCGCGGAGATTCCAACCGTGCCGGAGACCGAGGCGCGCACGGCGCGTTCGCAGGTTCCCGTGCGCGACAATTTGCTCGGGGCGATCGGCGTTGCGGGCGCGGACAACAGCCAATGGGGGCGAGGCGTGACGATCGCGGTGCTCGACAGCGGCGTGGCGGCCGACGCGACATTCGGGCAGCGCGTGCGCAGGCTCGACGCCGGCCACGGCGTTTCAATTGAGGCGGGGGAGGGGCACGGCACCGCCGTGGCATCGCTCGCCGCGGGCGCCGCCGCCGACGCGCCCGGTGTCGCTCCCGCGGCCGACATCCTGAGCATCCGCGTGACGGATTCAAACGGTCTTGGCGATCTCTACACCATCTCGGAGGCGATCATGCAGGCGGTGGATTCCGGCGCGCAGATCATCAATGTGAGCCTCGGCAGCTACGGGACGAGCGCGGTGTTGTTGCGCGCGATTGAATACGCGATGCAGGGCGGCGCGGTTGTCGTGGCGGCGGCGGGCAACGACCAGGCGGCGCAGCTCATGTGGCCCGCCGCCTATTCGCGGGTGATTTCGGTGGGGGCGACGGACGCGATGCAGCAGCAGCTCATTTTTTCCAACTCGGGCGCGCAGTTGCAGATAACCGCGCCGGGTTACGCCATACTGGCCGCGTGGGCGGATGAGTCGCGGGTTGGCTTCACGGGCACATCGGCGAGCGCGCCGGTGGTGTCGGGCGCGATTGCGGCGCTGATGTCGGCCTATGGCGGAATCAGCGCGCAGGAGGCGTGGGCGATTTTGGTGGCGCACGTCAACGACGCCGGCGCGGAAGGGCGCGACGATGATTACGGCGCGGGCGTGATCGACCTTGGCTGGGCGTTGGAAAGCAACGATCCCACGCGCGTGGACACGGCCATTTCGAGCCATTATTACAACAGCAAGGACGGCACGGTCGATGTCGTTGTGCAAAACCGCAGCGCCACGGCCATGTCGGGGATGACGCTTGTGGTGGAGGTCAACGGGGCTGTCTCGAATGTCGCGCTGCCGTGGGTCGACGCCCGCGCAACGACTGTCGTGAAAGTGCCGGTGCCCGAGGGCGCGGAAACCATTGTGAACACAACGCTGCTCAACGCCGGCGGTGTGACCGACAAAAATCCGGCGAACAATCACAAGGCCAGTGTCGTTTCCCTGGGTGGCGGCGAGTGA
- the serA gene encoding phosphoglycerate dehydrogenase, whose protein sequence is MKILVADKISPKGVEYLRKQAGFEVIEAYGSSPEKVLELVKDVHAIAVRSETKITKQVLEAAPLLKVVGRAGVGVDNVDVEAATERGVVVMNTPAGNTIATAELTFTHILCGARPVPQAAASMKNGEWNRKAFSGIELFRKTLGVIGLGRIGGEVAKRAQAFGMRVLAYDPYLAPSRAKAMQVEIATLDDILAQADYITVHMPLTEDTKYMIDEAAFEKCKKGLRIFNCARGGIIKESALVEALKSGKVAAAGLDVFEGEPLAKDSPLRSMPNVVLTPHLGASTAEAQESVGIEIAEQIADVLKGGVIRNAVNMPSIDEAAIKILGPYLDLGAKLGTLVQQISPQQISTLRITYWGKIVDLDANAITRSIQRGYLRRISGEQVNFVNAPSLMQRLGVQVETIKSNNDCGYTELMAVDVITPDGKIYSAQGTLIGKGGQPRIVNINSREVEVLAEGGLLVLENSDVPGMVGTIGTILGKDKVNIADMSLSRLTPGGTAYMVVRVDTEPSEAARKEIKALPAIKMAKFVQL, encoded by the coding sequence ATGAAAATCCTGGTCGCCGACAAAATATCACCAAAAGGAGTTGAATACCTGCGAAAACAAGCGGGTTTTGAAGTCATCGAGGCTTACGGTTCTTCTCCGGAAAAAGTCCTCGAACTCGTCAAGGACGTGCACGCCATCGCCGTGCGCTCGGAAACCAAGATCACGAAGCAGGTGCTCGAGGCCGCTCCGCTCCTCAAGGTCGTCGGACGCGCCGGCGTGGGAGTTGACAACGTCGATGTCGAGGCCGCCACCGAGCGCGGCGTCGTTGTCATGAACACCCCGGCGGGCAACACCATCGCCACCGCCGAGCTCACCTTCACGCACATCCTCTGCGGCGCGCGCCCCGTTCCGCAAGCCGCCGCGTCCATGAAAAACGGCGAGTGGAACCGCAAGGCTTTCAGCGGCATCGAGCTCTTCCGCAAGACGCTCGGCGTCATCGGGCTCGGCCGCATCGGCGGCGAGGTCGCCAAGCGCGCCCAGGCGTTCGGCATGCGCGTGCTCGCCTACGATCCCTATCTCGCGCCCAGCCGCGCCAAGGCCATGCAGGTCGAAATCGCCACGCTCGACGACATCCTCGCGCAAGCCGACTACATCACCGTGCACATGCCGCTCACCGAGGACACCAAGTATATGATCGACGAGGCGGCCTTTGAAAAATGCAAAAAGGGCCTGCGCATCTTCAACTGCGCGCGCGGCGGCATCATAAAGGAAAGCGCGCTCGTCGAGGCGCTCAAGTCCGGCAAGGTCGCAGCCGCCGGGCTCGACGTTTTCGAGGGCGAGCCGCTCGCCAAGGACAGCCCGCTGCGCTCCATGCCCAATGTCGTGCTCACGCCGCATCTCGGCGCCTCGACCGCGGAGGCGCAGGAATCGGTCGGCATCGAGATCGCCGAGCAAATCGCCGACGTGCTCAAGGGCGGAGTCATCCGCAACGCCGTCAACATGCCCTCGATCGACGAAGCCGCGATCAAGATTCTCGGGCCCTACCTCGACCTCGGCGCCAAGCTCGGCACGCTCGTGCAGCAAATCTCGCCGCAGCAAATCTCCACGCTCCGCATCACCTATTGGGGCAAGATCGTCGATCTTGACGCCAACGCCATCACGCGCTCCATCCAGCGCGGCTACCTGCGCCGCATCAGCGGCGAACAGGTCAACTTCGTCAACGCCCCCTCGCTCATGCAGCGCCTCGGCGTGCAGGTCGAAACCATTAAGTCCAACAACGACTGCGGTTACACCGAGCTCATGGCGGTCGATGTCATCACGCCGGACGGGAAAATTTATTCCGCGCAAGGCACGCTCATCGGCAAGGGCGGACAACCGCGCATCGTCAACATCAACAGCCGCGAGGTCGAGGTGCTGGCCGAGGGCGGACTGCTCGTGTTGGAAAACTCCGACGTGCCCGGCATGGTCGGCACGATTGGCACGATCCTCGGCAAGGACAAGGTGAACATCGCCGACATGTCGCTCTCGCGCCTCACGCCCGGCGGCACCGCCTACATGGTCGTGCGCGTTGACACCGAGCCGAGCGAGGCCGCCCGCAAGGAAATCAAAGCCCTCCCCGCCATCAAAATGGCGAAGTTCGTGCAGCTCTGA